Proteins from one Numenius arquata unplaced genomic scaffold, bNumArq3.hap1.1 HAP1_SCAFFOLD_49, whole genome shotgun sequence genomic window:
- the LOC141478485 gene encoding olfactory receptor 14J1-like, protein MSYDRYVAICQPLHYGTLLGSRACVHMAAAAWGSGFLNALLHTANTFSLPLCQGNVLDQFFCEVPQILKLSCSHSYLRELGLLVVSACLSFGCFVFIVVSYVQIFRAVLRIPSEQGRHKAFSTCLPHLAVVSLFVSTVLFAYLKPPSISFPSLDLVVSFLYSVVPPAVNPLIYSMRNQELKDAIKKVIPWTFLNNEKIIPSLHT, encoded by the coding sequence atgtcctacgaccgctacgttgccatctgccaacccctgcactacgggaccctcctgggcagcagagcttgtgtccacatggcagcagctgcctggggcagtgggtttctcaatgctctcctgcacacggccaatacattttccctacccctctgccagggcaatgtcctggaccagttcttctgtgaagttccccagatcctcaagctctcctgctcacactcctacctcagggaacttgggcttcttgtggtcagtgcctgtttatcatttggctgttttgtgttcattgtggtgtcctatgtgcagatcttcagggccgtgctgagaatcccctctgagcagggacggcacaaagccttttccacgtgcctccctcacctggccgtggtctcgctctttgtcagcactgtcttgtttgcctacctgaagcccccctccatctccttcccatctctggatctggtggtgtcatttctgtactcggtggtgcctccagcagtgaaccccctcatctacagcatgaggaaccaggagctcaaggatgccatcaAAAAAGTGATTCCATGGACATTTTTgaacaatgaaaaaattattccctCCCTCCACACTTGA